In Janthinobacterium rivuli, a single genomic region encodes these proteins:
- a CDS encoding lactate permease LctP family transporter, producing the protein MQTWTQLYTPLGSLWLSSLAAAIPIIFFFIALAALRIKGHVAAAVTLALALAVAIFAYGMPVPQALAAAGYGFAYGLWPIAWIIVTAVFLYKIVVKTGQIEIIRASVLSVTDDQRLQVLLIGFAFGAFLEGAAGFGAPVAITSALLVGLGFNPLYAAGLCLIANTAPVAFGAMGIPIIVAGQVTGIDPFLIGAMAGRQLPLLSLAVPFWLVFMMDGVRGVREVWPAALVTGASFAVTQYFTSNHIGPELPDITSALVSLVSLTLFLKVWQPKNAKVVNAVGGGAAALSGFGGGVGNADLRGSGSRAASPYTLAQTARAWAPFGLLTAIVTVWSLPGFKSLFAAGGALASLVVKIHVPYLDKLVIKTMPIVAEPKAYDAVFKLDLLSAVGTAILLTAVLSMWMLGMKPRDGLKAFVETVVELRRPVLSIGLVLAFAFVANYSGMSSTLALLLAGSGAAFPFFSPFLGWLGVFLTGSDTSSNALFCSLQNTTAHQIGVSDTLLVAANTTGGVTGKMISPQSIAVACAATGLVGKESDLFRFTLKHSLLFAVIIGIITMLQAYVFTGMIPH; encoded by the coding sequence ATGCAAACCTGGACCCAACTTTATACACCGCTCGGCAGCTTGTGGCTGTCGTCGCTGGCGGCAGCCATTCCCATCATTTTCTTCTTCATCGCCCTGGCGGCGCTGCGCATCAAGGGACACGTGGCGGCGGCCGTCACCCTGGCGCTGGCGCTGGCCGTCGCCATCTTCGCTTACGGCATGCCCGTGCCGCAGGCGCTGGCGGCGGCCGGCTACGGCTTTGCGTATGGCTTGTGGCCAATCGCCTGGATCATCGTCACGGCCGTCTTCCTGTATAAAATCGTCGTGAAAACAGGGCAGATCGAGATCATCCGCGCCTCCGTCCTGTCGGTCACGGACGACCAGCGTTTGCAGGTGCTCTTGATCGGCTTTGCCTTCGGCGCCTTCCTGGAAGGGGCGGCCGGTTTCGGCGCGCCCGTGGCCATCACGTCGGCCCTGCTGGTGGGCCTGGGCTTCAACCCGCTGTACGCGGCGGGCCTGTGCCTGATCGCCAACACGGCGCCCGTGGCCTTTGGCGCCATGGGCATTCCCATCATCGTGGCGGGCCAGGTGACGGGCATCGACCCTTTCCTGATCGGCGCCATGGCGGGCCGCCAGTTGCCGCTGCTGTCGCTGGCCGTGCCCTTCTGGCTGGTCTTCATGATGGATGGTGTGCGCGGCGTGCGCGAAGTGTGGCCGGCCGCCCTGGTCACGGGTGCCAGCTTCGCCGTCACCCAGTATTTCACGTCGAACCATATCGGCCCTGAACTGCCGGACATCACCTCGGCCCTCGTTAGCCTGGTGTCGCTGACCCTGTTCCTGAAAGTGTGGCAGCCGAAGAATGCCAAGGTGGTCAACGCCGTCGGCGGCGGCGCCGCTGCGCTGTCCGGTTTTGGTGGCGGCGTGGGCAATGCGGACTTGCGCGGCAGCGGCAGCCGCGCCGCCTCGCCCTACACCCTGGCGCAAACGGCGCGCGCCTGGGCGCCTTTCGGCTTGCTGACGGCCATCGTCACCGTCTGGAGCCTGCCCGGCTTCAAGTCCCTGTTCGCCGCCGGCGGCGCGTTGGCCAGCCTGGTCGTCAAGATCCACGTGCCTTACCTCGATAAACTGGTGATCAAGACCATGCCCATCGTGGCGGAGCCGAAGGCGTATGACGCCGTCTTCAAGCTCGATTTGCTGTCGGCCGTGGGTACGGCGATCTTGCTGACGGCCGTGCTGTCGATGTGGATGCTGGGCATGAAGCCGCGCGATGGCCTCAAGGCCTTCGTCGAAACGGTGGTGGAATTGCGCCGTCCCGTGCTGTCGATCGGCCTGGTGCTGGCATTTGCCTTCGTCGCCAATTACTCGGGCATGTCGTCCACCCTGGCCCTGCTGCTGGCCGGCAGCGGCGCCGCCTTCCCGTTCTTCTCGCCGTTCCTGGGCTGGCTGGGTGTGTTCCTGACGGGCTCCGACACGTCGTCGAACGCCTTGTTCTGCTCCCTGCAAAACACCACGGCGCACCAGATCGGCGTGTCCGACACCTTGCTGGTGGCGGCCAATACGACGGGCGGCGTGACGGGCAAGATGATTTCGCCCCAGTCGATCGCCGTCGCCTGCGCCGCCACTGGCCTGGTGGGCAAGGAATCGGACCTGTTCCGCTTTACCCTGAAGCACAGCCTGCTGTTTGCCGTGATCATTGGCATCATCACCATGCTGCAGGCGTACGTGTTCACGGGCATGATCCCGCATTGA
- a CDS encoding LutB/LldF family L-lactate oxidation iron-sulfur protein — protein sequence MNAKPLQFVKPADFHARARAALDDPKLRQSFRGAMDFLQDKRSAQFPDGDELERLRDIGAAVRQHALAHLPDLLVQLEDKLTAAGVQVHWAEDGEQANAIIHAIAERNQATRFIKGKSMASEEIELNHYLEARGMTCLESDMGEYIVQLAGEKPSHIVMPAIHKTKADIAGLFAEHIPDAPYTEDVDSLIQTGRRALRQAFVEADIGLSGVNFAAADTGTLWLVENEGNGRLTTSVPEVHIAIMGMEKVVAKLEHIVPLASLLTRSATGQAITTYFNLISGPRRAGELDGPREVHLVLLDNGRSQAYADEQLRATLQCIRCGACMNHCPVYTRIGGHAYGTTYPGPIGKIISPHLLGLAATADLATASSLCGACGEVCPVRIPIPQLLVRLRTEANRNPNEEVAHPLRGQGAKFSRGESLIWRFWSGAFARPASYRLFRWAATRLRLLTPRAQLGWTQHRKPLTPAPRSLADLLNARGQEE from the coding sequence ATGAACGCCAAGCCCCTGCAATTCGTCAAGCCGGCCGACTTCCATGCGCGCGCCCGCGCCGCGCTGGACGACCCGAAACTGCGCCAGAGTTTTCGCGGCGCGATGGATTTTTTACAGGACAAGCGTAGCGCCCAGTTCCCCGATGGCGACGAACTGGAACGCCTGCGCGACATCGGCGCAGCCGTGCGCCAGCACGCGCTGGCGCACCTGCCCGATTTGCTGGTGCAGCTGGAAGACAAGCTGACGGCGGCGGGCGTGCAGGTGCACTGGGCCGAGGATGGCGAGCAGGCCAACGCCATCATCCACGCCATCGCCGAGAGGAATCAGGCGACGCGCTTCATCAAGGGCAAGTCGATGGCCAGCGAGGAAATCGAGCTCAATCACTACCTGGAAGCGCGCGGCATGACGTGTTTGGAATCAGACATGGGCGAGTACATCGTGCAACTGGCCGGCGAAAAACCGTCGCACATCGTCATGCCGGCCATTCACAAGACCAAGGCCGACATCGCCGGCCTGTTCGCCGAACATATTCCCGACGCACCCTACACGGAAGACGTCGACAGTCTGATCCAGACGGGGCGGCGCGCCCTGCGCCAGGCCTTTGTCGAGGCGGACATCGGCCTGTCGGGCGTGAACTTCGCGGCGGCCGACACGGGCACCCTGTGGCTGGTGGAAAACGAGGGCAATGGCCGGCTGACGACCTCCGTGCCGGAGGTGCACATCGCCATCATGGGCATGGAAAAAGTCGTGGCCAAGCTGGAACATATCGTGCCGCTGGCCAGCCTATTGACGCGTTCGGCGACGGGGCAGGCCATCACCACGTATTTCAACCTGATTTCCGGCCCGCGCCGCGCCGGTGAGCTGGATGGCCCGCGCGAAGTGCACCTGGTCTTGCTCGACAACGGCCGCAGCCAGGCTTACGCCGACGAGCAGCTGCGCGCCACCCTGCAATGCATCCGCTGCGGCGCCTGCATGAACCACTGTCCCGTCTATACGCGCATCGGCGGCCACGCCTACGGCACCACGTATCCGGGGCCGATCGGCAAGATCATCTCGCCCCACTTGCTGGGACTGGCTGCGACGGCCGACCTGGCCACCGCGTCGAGCCTGTGCGGTGCCTGTGGCGAAGTGTGCCCCGTGCGCATTCCGATTCCGCAACTGCTGGTGCGCCTGCGCACGGAGGCGAACCGCAATCCGAACGAGGAAGTGGCGCATCCGCTGCGCGGCCAGGGCGCCAAGTTCAGCCGCGGCGAAAGCCTGATCTGGCGTTTCTGGAGCGGCGCCTTTGCGCGCCCCGCCAGCTACCGGCTGTTCCGCTGGGCCGCCACGCGCCTGCGCCTGCTGACGCCGCGCGCGCAGCTGGGCTGGACGCAGCACCGCAAGCCCTTGACGCCGGCGCCGCGCAGCCTGGCCGACTTGCTCAATGCACGAGGGCAGGAAGAATAG
- a CDS encoding LutC/YkgG family protein: MSAILTARERMLGRLRAAAPTAPETVDVIDTAIDQHYLARRAACPLSPRQRIDVMQAALRASHAEVDCVGVDAWPALLALRLGEHGVRRLLLDTGSAEGQALRAALPAEVEALSFDRPLAQWKGELFDSVDAGFTVARSGIAATGTLVIAPDAATPRTVSLAPPLHICLVYASTVHADLHAAARAERWCDGMPANLVLVSGPSKTSDIQQTLAYGAHGPRWLWVLIIDDLSAHAGGQP, from the coding sequence ATGAGCGCGATCCTGACCGCCCGCGAACGCATGCTGGGGCGCTTGCGCGCCGCGGCCCCCACCGCGCCCGAGACGGTGGACGTCATCGATACGGCCATCGACCAGCACTATCTGGCGCGCCGCGCAGCATGTCCGCTGTCGCCGCGCCAGCGCATCGATGTCATGCAGGCAGCCTTGCGCGCCTCGCATGCGGAGGTCGATTGCGTCGGCGTGGACGCCTGGCCGGCCTTGCTGGCGCTGCGCCTCGGTGAACACGGCGTGCGCCGTTTGCTGCTCGATACCGGCAGCGCCGAGGGGCAAGCCTTGCGCGCCGCCTTGCCGGCCGAGGTGGAAGCGTTGTCCTTTGACCGTCCGCTGGCGCAGTGGAAGGGCGAGTTGTTCGACAGCGTCGACGCGGGTTTCACCGTCGCCCGTTCCGGCATCGCCGCCACAGGCACCCTCGTCATCGCGCCCGACGCGGCCACGCCGCGCACGGTGTCGCTGGCGCCGCCCCTGCATATCTGCCTCGTGTATGCGAGCACTGTGCATGCGGACTTGCACGCTGCGGCGCGCGCCGAGCGCTGGTGCGATGGCATGCCGGCCAACCTGGTGCTGGTGTCCGGTCCCTCGAAAACGTCGGATATCCAGCAGACGCTGGCCTATGGCGCGCACGGCCCGCGCTGGCTGTGGGTGCTGATTATCGATGATTTATCTGCCCATGCAGGAGGCCAGCCATGA
- a CDS encoding (Fe-S)-binding protein: MQPDPRQPRRYPPAPLQVYLFATCLVDLFVPQAGLDAVRLLEREGLLVHYPRGQSCCGQPAYSSGNPEQARAVARAQLDLFAQPWPVIVPSGSCAGMMRHHWPQLFQDDPVAGPKALELAERVYELSEFLVCVLQLDLAGLAAAGQADENVVLHTSCGARREMGTRLHGVALVDALPGVTRIEHQRESECCGFGGTFSLKHPDISGAMVSDKIASACATGCDRLVSADCGCLLNIGHAAQHQGAPLPVEHMASFLWRRTGGAA, encoded by the coding sequence ATGCAGCCAGACCCGCGCCAGCCACGCCGCTATCCACCCGCACCGCTCCAGGTGTACCTGTTCGCCACTTGCCTGGTCGACCTGTTCGTGCCGCAGGCGGGACTCGACGCGGTGCGCCTGCTGGAGCGGGAAGGCTTGCTGGTGCATTATCCGCGCGGCCAGAGCTGCTGCGGCCAGCCCGCCTACAGCAGCGGCAACCCGGAACAGGCGCGTGCCGTGGCCCGCGCCCAGCTCGACCTGTTTGCGCAGCCTTGGCCCGTGATCGTGCCGTCCGGTTCCTGCGCCGGCATGATGCGCCACCACTGGCCGCAGCTGTTTCAGGACGATCCCGTCGCCGGACCCAAGGCGCTTGAATTGGCCGAACGCGTATATGAGCTGAGCGAATTTCTCGTTTGCGTGCTGCAGCTCGACCTGGCCGGCCTGGCTGCCGCCGGGCAGGCCGATGAAAACGTGGTGCTGCACACCTCGTGCGGGGCGCGCCGCGAGATGGGCACGCGCCTGCACGGCGTGGCCCTGGTCGATGCCTTGCCCGGCGTGACGCGCATCGAACACCAGCGCGAATCGGAATGCTGCGGCTTTGGCGGCACGTTTTCACTGAAACACCCGGACATTTCCGGCGCCATGGTCAGCGACAAGATCGCCTCGGCCTGCGCCACGGGCTGCGACCGCCTTGTCTCGGCCGACTGCGGCTGCCTGCTCAATATTGGCCACGCCGCGCAGCACCAGGGCGCGCCGCTGCCCGTTGAGCACATGGCCAGCTTCCTGTGGCGCCGTACGGGAGGCGCGGCATGA
- a CDS encoding FadR/GntR family transcriptional regulator, with amino-acid sequence MQARGRVEMVMRRLETALLDGSLPAGAQLPAERLLAQQYAVSRNTVREAVQRLAARGLVRSRRGAGVFVTDQLRTGMASPWSQLVADHPALRDDILEFRRVLEGATAYFAAQRASGDERAQIMALLAELEQARASDDKHGEAQADARLHEVIAQASHNTMFLHLHTSIIGMLREHITINGTGLRQQDEATSLQLLSQHRTLCEAICASQPEEARTAMQGHIDFVRTRVTSDE; translated from the coding sequence ATGCAAGCGCGGGGCAGGGTCGAGATGGTGATGCGCAGGCTGGAAACGGCCCTGCTGGACGGCAGCTTGCCGGCGGGCGCGCAGCTGCCGGCCGAGCGCCTGCTGGCGCAGCAATATGCGGTTTCGCGCAATACCGTGCGCGAAGCCGTGCAGCGGCTGGCGGCGCGGGGCCTGGTGCGCAGCCGGCGCGGCGCTGGCGTGTTCGTGACGGATCAATTGCGCACCGGCATGGCGTCGCCGTGGAGCCAGCTGGTCGCCGACCACCCCGCCCTACGCGACGACATCCTGGAATTTCGCCGCGTGCTGGAAGGGGCAACGGCCTACTTTGCGGCGCAGCGGGCCAGCGGCGACGAGCGCGCGCAGATCATGGCCTTGCTGGCCGAGCTGGAACAGGCGCGCGCCAGCGACGACAAGCACGGCGAGGCGCAGGCCGATGCCCGCCTGCATGAAGTCATCGCGCAGGCGTCGCACAACACCATGTTTTTGCACTTGCACACCAGCATCATCGGCATGCTGCGCGAACACATCACCATCAATGGCACGGGCTTGCGCCAGCAGGACGAGGCCACCTCGCTGCAGCTGCTGTCGCAGCACCGCACCCTGTGTGAAGCGATCTGCGCCAGCCAGCCGGAAGAGGCGCGCACGGCCATGCAAGGCCATATCGATTTCGTGCGCACGCGCGTCACCAGCGACGAATAA
- a CDS encoding GGDEF domain-containing protein, with protein MHLHHATDDLRKPAPLPLLALHASASAILSVALLPPAGWPLGLACCVLILAMLLRALHAPAAQPGSAASGTALLALDLLVFLLCYALREADASWHATAFCILLVAPYAGVTRHLLAGAGLAFVASLVWLGLQEDFQAGNAATLLLLNLTGLCTSHGQQRQRRAHVLQHAILAEQAVRDHLTGCYNRRYLDEHLLGAELARSQRHGLCLTAILCDLDHFKRINDAHGHAAGDAALRNFAALLGNATRRGIDSVVRHGGEEFLLILPETDLAGGVRLAERLRDGLAQHIGTTASFGVASLACAPGSPAPGAPALVNAADRLLYQAKHAGRNCVRAAMLDAL; from the coding sequence ATGCATTTGCACCATGCAACTGACGATCTCCGCAAGCCGGCGCCGCTTCCCTTGCTGGCGCTGCATGCCAGCGCCAGCGCCATCCTTTCCGTCGCGCTGCTGCCGCCCGCCGGCTGGCCGCTGGGCCTGGCCTGCTGCGTGCTTATCCTCGCCATGCTGCTGCGGGCCTTGCACGCACCCGCCGCACAGCCTGGCAGCGCCGCCTCCGGCACCGCGCTGCTGGCGCTGGACCTGCTCGTATTCCTGCTCTGCTATGCACTGCGTGAAGCCGACGCAAGCTGGCACGCGACCGCCTTTTGCATCCTGCTCGTCGCGCCCTATGCCGGCGTCACGCGGCACCTGCTGGCCGGCGCCGGCCTGGCCTTCGTGGCAAGCCTGGTCTGGCTCGGCCTGCAGGAAGACTTTCAAGCCGGCAACGCCGCCACCTTGCTGCTGCTCAACCTGACCGGTCTGTGCACCAGCCATGGCCAGCAGCGCCAGCGCCGCGCGCACGTCCTGCAACACGCCATCCTCGCCGAACAGGCCGTGCGCGACCACCTGACCGGCTGTTACAACCGCCGCTACCTCGACGAGCACTTGCTGGGCGCCGAGCTTGCGCGCTCACAACGCCATGGCCTGTGCCTGACGGCCATCCTGTGCGATCTCGACCACTTCAAACGCATCAACGACGCCCACGGCCATGCCGCGGGCGATGCCGCGCTGCGCAACTTTGCCGCCCTGCTCGGCAACGCCACGCGCCGTGGCATCGACAGCGTGGTGCGCCACGGCGGCGAGGAATTCCTGCTGATCCTGCCTGAAACGGACCTGGCTGGCGGCGTGCGCCTGGCCGAACGCCTGCGCGACGGCCTGGCACAGCACATCGGGACGACGGCCAGCTTCGGCGTCGCCTCGCTCGCGTGCGCGCCCGGCAGCCCGGCGCCCGGCGCCCCCGCCCTGGTCAATGCCGCCGACCGCCTGCTGTACCAGGCCAAGCACGCGGGGCGCAATTGCGTCAGGGCAGCCATGCTGGACGCCCTGTAA
- a CDS encoding helix-turn-helix transcriptional regulator: MSEHAPRPSTIMRQWQMLRLIPPAPRTITVAELHDKLKAIDFAIGIRTIQRDLLDLAEIFPLINPVDSKPFGWCWMENAARMDMPGLSTPAALTLALMEQHMRHALPPSTLDSMQPYFSAARQTLNAASERASASAWLGKIRVIAPMQRLLAPDIDEACQRTVYEALMQNRQLKLSYKKRDNDNPVSYDAVHPLAIVQRGQLLYLVCLFADYNDVRTLVLHRVQQAEMLYLSARAQPGFDIDAYIASGAMGIRDGEPLLLEAVFARRSGEHLYETPLSADQQLQERADGSLHLTATVPSTRELQWWLLGLGDGVEVLAPAALRDQMKNTIASMASRYAA, from the coding sequence ATGTCTGAACACGCGCCCCGCCCTTCCACCATCATGCGCCAATGGCAAATGCTGCGCCTGATACCGCCGGCGCCACGCACCATCACCGTCGCCGAATTGCACGACAAGCTCAAGGCCATCGACTTTGCCATCGGCATCCGCACCATCCAGCGCGACTTGCTCGACCTGGCCGAGATTTTCCCACTGATCAATCCAGTCGACAGCAAGCCGTTTGGCTGGTGCTGGATGGAAAATGCGGCGCGCATGGACATGCCGGGCCTGTCGACGCCGGCCGCGCTGACCCTGGCCCTGATGGAACAGCACATGCGCCATGCCTTGCCGCCGTCCACCCTCGACAGCATGCAGCCGTATTTCAGCGCGGCGCGCCAGACCCTGAACGCGGCCAGCGAGCGCGCCAGCGCGTCAGCCTGGCTGGGCAAGATACGCGTCATCGCCCCCATGCAGCGGCTGCTGGCGCCCGACATCGACGAAGCTTGCCAGCGCACCGTGTATGAAGCGCTGATGCAGAACCGCCAGCTCAAGCTGAGCTACAAGAAGCGCGACAACGACAATCCCGTCAGCTATGACGCCGTCCATCCGCTGGCCATCGTGCAGCGCGGCCAGTTGCTCTACCTGGTCTGCCTGTTCGCCGACTACAACGACGTGCGCACCCTGGTCCTGCACCGCGTGCAGCAGGCGGAAATGCTTTACCTTTCCGCGCGTGCGCAGCCGGGCTTCGACATCGATGCATATATTGCTTCGGGTGCCATGGGCATCCGCGATGGCGAACCGCTGCTGCTCGAAGCCGTGTTTGCCCGTCGCAGCGGCGAGCACCTGTACGAGACGCCGCTGAGCGCGGACCAGCAATTGCAGGAACGCGCCGATGGCTCGCTGCACCTGACCGCCACCGTGCCCAGCACGCGCGAACTGCAATGGTGGTTGCTGGGCCTGGGCGATGGCGTGGAAGTGCTGGCGCCCGCCGCCCTGCGCGACCAGATGAAAAACACCATCGCCAGCATGGCCAGCCGCTACGCCGCCTGA
- a CDS encoding TorF family putative porin, whose translation MPSHHHFPASSLLGCAFLLAAALPVQAQTTDSTAATFSANASLTTQYISRGFRQTWGKPALQAGADYAHPSGWSLGTWASTVSDRYIQDASVEWDLYGGYGGTLGELGYSVLAYYYKYPGAIYRATGVKYDYGELSLGLTYRMLYAKYNHTVTRDFFGITNARGTGYLDVGANVDLGNAWTLNLHAGNGRVAGTGNAIWNWRDAKIGVTRAFDGGWSASGAVTRAWGASDAYDHYTLGIPNAAGQFNTSNPAAATFVLAVSKTF comes from the coding sequence ATGCCATCGCACCACCATTTTCCCGCCTCATCGTTGCTGGGCTGCGCCTTCCTGCTGGCAGCCGCCCTGCCCGTGCAGGCCCAGACCACGGACAGCACTGCCGCCACCTTCAGCGCCAATGCCAGCCTCACCACGCAATACATTTCGCGCGGCTTTCGCCAGACCTGGGGCAAGCCTGCCCTGCAGGCGGGTGCCGACTACGCGCACCCGAGCGGCTGGTCGCTGGGCACCTGGGCGTCCACCGTCAGCGACCGCTACATTCAGGATGCGAGCGTCGAATGGGACTTGTACGGCGGCTACGGCGGCACGCTGGGCGAACTCGGTTACAGCGTGCTGGCCTACTATTACAAATATCCGGGCGCCATCTACCGCGCCACGGGCGTGAAATACGACTATGGCGAACTGTCGCTGGGCCTGACCTACCGCATGCTGTACGCCAAGTACAACCATACCGTCACGCGCGACTTTTTCGGCATCACGAACGCGCGCGGCACGGGCTACCTGGACGTGGGCGCGAACGTCGACCTGGGAAATGCCTGGACCTTGAACCTGCACGCCGGCAACGGCCGGGTGGCGGGCACGGGCAATGCGATATGGAACTGGCGCGACGCCAAGATCGGTGTCACCCGGGCCTTCGACGGCGGCTGGAGCGCCAGCGGCGCCGTCACGCGCGCCTGGGGCGCCAGCGACGCCTACGACCATTACACCCTGGGCATCCCGAATGCAGCCGGCCAGTTCAACACCTCGAACCCGGCCGCGGCCACCTTCGTGCTGGCCGTCAGCAAAACGTTCTAG
- a CDS encoding methyl-accepting chemotaxis protein — translation MQLSLNSKICVAATALAILSLGVTAAVIGYKSSASAEAAALELARTSAREVAGALQARIASNLSSVSSLAGAMRGTKSASLPLQREQINELTKATLTSSEDLLGSAVTWEPNALDGKDADFANQKPNYDASGRFMPYWTRGAGGKLQVEPIVFDPKPGANDWYDVPKRTGKTYFTEPYIYPVDGKDVLMASLVAPIMIDGSFKGTASADFMLTRLAKILADLKVIEGGKLALISNGGLYASHPAPERLGKKADDVPAAGLEKVRQGQAYEYEDDKGYIHLLQPLQIHPDIAPWSVELNFPKSVATASARDLMIYTLIVALLCAAATAGILILVVNQLTRPLRTLGRTMTDLSSGDADLRVKLEVKGTDELAVIGKGFNAFVEKIHAVLLQVQASADNVARASAEIAQGNNDLSARTEQQASSLEETAASVEELTGTVKENADHARQANQLAASASSVAQKSGEVVGKVIATMTSINDSSNKIVDIISVIDGIAFQTNILALNAAVEAARAGEQGRGFAVVATEVRNLAQRSAAAAKEIKLLIDDSVGKVATGSKLVDEAGATMEQVVDSVRKVTAIMADISVATTEQSDGIAQVNQALAQMDGVTQQNAALVEEAAAAAESLQDQASHLADVVSVFKLGEQARQPALAAAPAAPRAATPKTPTPAKRLNVAKPQATQHAPAKAPAGDDWEEF, via the coding sequence ATGCAACTATCACTGAACAGTAAAATCTGCGTCGCCGCCACCGCGCTCGCCATCCTCAGCCTCGGCGTCACGGCGGCGGTGATCGGCTACAAGAGCAGCGCCAGCGCCGAAGCGGCCGCACTGGAACTGGCGCGCACGTCGGCGCGCGAAGTGGCCGGTGCGCTGCAGGCGCGCATCGCCAGCAACCTGTCCAGCGTGTCCAGCCTGGCCGGCGCCATGCGCGGCACCAAAAGCGCCAGCCTGCCCCTGCAGCGCGAGCAGATCAATGAACTGACCAAGGCGACGTTGACCAGCTCGGAAGACTTGCTGGGCTCGGCCGTGACGTGGGAGCCGAACGCGCTCGACGGCAAGGATGCGGATTTCGCCAACCAGAAGCCGAACTACGACGCCAGCGGCCGCTTCATGCCCTACTGGACACGCGGTGCCGGCGGCAAGCTGCAAGTCGAACCCATCGTCTTCGACCCGAAACCGGGCGCCAACGACTGGTATGACGTGCCCAAGCGCACGGGCAAGACTTACTTTACGGAACCGTACATCTACCCCGTCGATGGCAAGGATGTGCTGATGGCCTCGCTGGTGGCGCCCATCATGATCGACGGCAGCTTCAAGGGCACGGCCAGCGCCGACTTCATGCTCACACGCCTGGCGAAAATCCTGGCAGACCTGAAAGTGATCGAAGGCGGCAAGCTGGCCCTGATCTCGAACGGCGGCCTGTACGCCAGCCATCCCGCGCCTGAACGGCTGGGCAAGAAGGCGGACGACGTGCCGGCCGCCGGCCTGGAAAAGGTGCGCCAGGGCCAGGCGTATGAATACGAGGACGACAAGGGCTACATCCACTTGCTGCAGCCGCTGCAGATCCACCCCGACATCGCGCCGTGGAGCGTGGAACTGAATTTCCCGAAAAGCGTGGCCACCGCCTCGGCGCGCGATCTGATGATTTACACCCTGATCGTCGCCCTGCTGTGCGCGGCGGCCACGGCCGGAATTTTGATCCTCGTCGTCAACCAGCTGACGCGTCCCCTGCGCACCCTGGGCCGCACCATGACGGACCTGTCCAGCGGCGACGCCGACCTGCGCGTCAAGCTGGAAGTCAAGGGCACGGATGAACTGGCCGTCATCGGCAAGGGTTTCAACGCCTTCGTGGAAAAGATCCACGCCGTGCTGCTGCAAGTGCAGGCCAGTGCCGACAATGTGGCCCGTGCCAGCGCGGAAATTGCGCAAGGCAATAACGACCTGTCGGCCCGCACGGAACAGCAAGCCAGCTCGCTGGAAGAAACGGCCGCCTCGGTGGAAGAACTGACGGGCACCGTCAAGGAAAACGCCGACCATGCGCGCCAGGCCAATCAACTAGCCGCTTCCGCCTCCAGCGTGGCGCAAAAGAGCGGCGAAGTGGTCGGCAAGGTGATAGCAACGATGACGTCGATTAACGACTCGTCCAACAAGATCGTCGACATCATCAGCGTCATCGACGGCATCGCCTTCCAGACGAATATCCTGGCGCTGAACGCGGCCGTGGAAGCGGCGCGCGCGGGCGAACAGGGCCGCGGTTTCGCCGTCGTCGCCACGGAAGTACGCAACCTGGCACAACGCTCGGCCGCGGCGGCCAAGGAAATCAAGCTGCTGATCGACGATTCCGTGGGCAAGGTGGCCACCGGCAGCAAGCTCGTCGATGAGGCGGGCGCCACCATGGAGCAAGTGGTCGACAGCGTGCGCAAGGTCACCGCCATCATGGCCGACATCAGCGTCGCCACCACCGAGCAAAGCGACGGCATCGCCCAGGTCAACCAGGCGCTGGCGCAAATGGATGGCGTGACGCAGCAAAACGCGGCCCTCGTCGAGGAAGCGGCAGCGGCCGCCGAAAGCCTGCAAGACCAGGCCAGCCATCTGGCCGACGTGGTCAGCGTCTTCAAGCTGGGCGAGCAAGCGCGCCAGCCAGCGCTGGCAGCAGCACCGGCCGCGCCGCGCGCCGCGACGCCCAAAACACCGACGCCAGCCAAGCGCCTGAATGTTGCCAAGCCGCAAGCAACACAGCACGCGCCCGCCAAGGCGCCGGCAGGTGATGACTGGGAAGAGTTTTAA